The Trichosurus vulpecula isolate mTriVul1 chromosome 9, mTriVul1.pri, whole genome shotgun sequence region CTGGGCCTGTCCTTCCCTGTCATACCTGCATCCTCCAcctgtctccccctctctccgCGAGAAGGTACAGCCCAGCTCGCCGTTCTGGCTCCATATTAGGACAGGTCCAGATACAGGATCGCCCCGCCTCTTCCGGTTCTGACCCCGCCCACCCGCGGTTTGTTACTGCCCAGGCCTGAGCCGCCTAGGCTTCCCTGCCTCGCCCGAGAGTGGGCCCGGCCCCTTTGCACCACCCCCGGGCCGCAGTGGGCGGCTCCGCCCGTCCCCGCAGGGCCAGCGGTTGCCTGCGCTCGTGGACCCTGGCCCCCGCACCCGCGAGGGACAGAGGCCGGCCGAGCGCGCGCCTCGTGGATCCGGATAGAGCTCGGGCTGTGAAGGTGGAGGCGGGACCGGGGCGTGGGGAGTGGGTGATGATACGGGGAGCGAGGAGGGTCGGGGGACGTGGGGCCGAGGGGAGAGTGGAGACAACACCAGGAGTGAGGAGGGGCCGGAGGGGGCTGAGAGACTAGGAGAgcgtggggaggggaaggtgacACGAGTGGGGAGGACTGAGGGGGGCGTGGGGCCGAGAGGGCGGACTacgtggggagtggggaggggggcgtGGAGGTGAGGAAGTGAGGGGACACGGGAGGACGTGGAGGTGAGGGAGTGAGGGGATATGAGGAGGGGGCTGCACGGAGGGAAAGGGGCGTGGAGGtgagaaaatgaggggatgggggGGCGTGGAGGTGAGGGAGTGAGGGGACATGGGGAGGGGGctgtagggagggaagggggcgttgaggggagggaggaggggctgCCCCGGGAAGGGGGCGTGTAGGGGAGGGGGCGTCGGGTGTTTGGAGGCAAGGGGTGAGGGAGTGAGGGGAGACCTGAGGACGAGTTGGGGCGGAGAAGAATGGAGGGGCACGTCTAGAAGAGGGAACCTATAGGAAGGTCACAGTAAGAGCAGGACAGGACTGGACAGCTGGAAGCAAGCTCCTTGCTTTGCCCTGTCCCTTCTCCAGTCCTCATTGTTCTAAACACTTGCACCTGACAGTGTTAATCATCTCCTTGTGGATCTTCTCTCTTCCATTGGGTTTTGTGTTCCTTCTTTGTTCTCCTACCTCTCTTCAGTATCCttcaaacaaatgaatgaacactTATGAACATACTACTGCCCAAAACTGTCTAGTCCACAAGCACATCCTTGTTATTAAGCAGTTATGACTTCCACGCACTGTGCttaagggctgggaatacaaatacagatagACAGgaaagccctgccctcaaggagtgtgTACTCTAACGGGGAGAGATTCTGTGGAGGGCTGGTGGAAGAAGCTAActgtgcagcctggagaggaatgagacatGGTTGGCCTGGGCAATCCTACTTAAATGGGAGTTCTATGAGGAGCCATCCAGTCAGAAGGGGAAGCTTCAGGGACCCAGGTTACTTCTGAAGTGGGAGTTCCTGGACTGGAAAGAGGTTTTAGGTTGGGGCTTGGTAGAGGAAGCCCCAAATGTAGCCTGGAGAGAATGagagtgttgggaatacaaatattagactgtccctgctctcaagatgcTTACGTTCTAATTGGGAAAGTTAACAAACATGGGGACTAGGGAAGAGCATTTGGGTCTAAGGATTCACAGGGATAGTGAGGTGTTGTATATAGGGCAGTGAGTTGACATGTCCTTTCCAGAAGCAGTGGCACTCTTGGTTTGAATACTGTGCCAAAGGTAGGAAGTTGAGGAAAGAGGGTACGAGGTGCCAGGCAGATGGCAAGATGGAAGGCTGAATGGTATCTGATTACTTGTTAATAGATACAGTGCTCAGGTGGGCTAGGCTGCACTTAGTCACCAGTCAGGAGGACTGGGCCCAAGAGCAGAAGCATCACAGCTCACCTATAACTCTGAGAGTCCTCTAGGGCTGTGGCTGAGGTTCACTTCTCTACATGTTTTCCCTTGGTGATGACagcagctcccatgggttcagctGTCATTTCTCTTGCCTCCTACAaaaggcttttcctgatttccccgaGTTGTAATCTCTCCCTgccccaaattactttgcatttattttatgtgtacttatctgtgtacatgttgtttcacCTCAGGAGGATGCAGCTGACTCCCTAATCTCAGATCGAAGGCAGCATGgcctaatggatagagcactcactgtacctggagtcaggtggatcCAAGTTCATATCTTGCCTTAGACATTTGTTGTAGGACCCTTGACaattcactgaacctctctgtgtTCTAGTTTTCCCTAAGTTCATCtaagttctttccagttctacatctatgatcctatgaaatacagtcctcatctttcttacaTCCAGCCTTGTCTCACCAGTCACCTGCTAGAAATCTCCTCCAGGATGTCCTATAGTCATCTCAGCATGTCCACTTTACATAACATAACTTAGTAACTTCCTCCTTAGACCTATCCCTACTCCTCCCTTCTCTGATTCTGGTGAGTGTTCTACTCActaggccatgctgcctctcactttGGTGTCTGGGAGTCAGCTGCATCCTACTGAGAGGAAACACTATGTACTTAGATAAGTAAGTACAAAAAACCCACCATCCTTCTGGTTGGCCAGGTTCAAAACCTTGGGCTCATTTTCAACACCTCGTTCTCTCATGTCTCATATTCAACCAGTCACCAAGTCTTGGCAATTCTGCCTCCATAACATTTCTCAGATCTGTCCTTTACCATACGAAGGAAGCTTctgtggctccctcttgcctctaggacaGAGGacaactcctctgtttggcatttaaattcctCCACATCATGGCTTCAGGttcattcttcttcctttagCACTCTGCCTCCCACCATACTGGTCCTCCTTGCCCACTCTTGCCAGCACCCACCATTTTGGCTGTCCCCAGGATCCTCAAGGTTCAGCTTAAATGCTGACTCCTATAAAAAGTGTGTATCAGTTTCCCCCAGATGTTATTGGCTCTATCCCccaaattgttgtttttattttccatatttttaggATTTATttgcacatacatgtgcatatatctatatacatatatgtacatatatatacatttatatatgtataattttcccTCAGTAGCATATAAATTCCTCAAGGGcaaagactattttctttttatctttgtattcatggtacccagcacagtgcctggtacgtagcaGGTGCTTAACGAAGGCATAttgaatgaggaaaaagaagaatgaaaaagaaaagggaagggaagaaggggaacgTCAGGGGAAGGGGAAACAAGTTGTGAGACAGGAAGGATAAGGATGAAAGCCCGGTGGGAGACAAAGTTGGGGCTCATGAAGGCAGGAGTAGAATTGGGGTCAACTTTGGAGAAGAGATTGAATGAAAGAGAGAGTGGTGGCATTGTGGAAGTGGGCAGGAGAATTCCTGTTTACATTTGAAGTTAAGGCTCTCCCAGGACCATCCCTCTCCCATAGAGTCCTCCTCTGCCACACCACCTCCCAGTTCTTGTCAATTGACTGTTTTCCTCTCTAGCCCTTTAGAGCACACAAGGGCCATGAGTGAGCTAAAGGACTGCCCACTGCAGTTCCATGACTTCAAGTCAGTGGACCACTTGAAGGTATGTCCCCGATATACAGCGGTGCTGGCCCGCTCAGAAGACGATGGCATTGGCATTGAGGAGCTTGACACCCTGCAGCTGGAACTGGAGAACCTGCTTTCTTCAGCCAGCCGACGTCTTCGGGTGTTGGAGGCTGAGACCCAGGTGACTTCTTCCTTTGACTTGTCCCTGCCCTAGGGATGggatggaaggagaagggaggagaatgcCGATTGGATAGTGAGGCCAAGTAGGAGTGGAATAAGCAGGAGTCGTTATATCCGTGCTGTGGGTATGGCTACTTGGGGGCTTAGAGAAGGCAAAGGAAGCTTCTACTTGGGAGGCAGGCGATATGTAAAAAATGTATAGATACACAATGACCCCAGCATGAATTACTGTGAGTGCTGGGGAGGGAAGTGCTGTTGCTGCATGCTTTCGTATGTAGCCTGGGAAGGCTGCCTAGATGAATATTTGAGTTATAGGTCATATTGAGAGGTAACCACCGGCCCATTTCTTGAGGGCTTATGTCCCTCGTGTTCCAGCTTTTCTTTGGGTGAAAGCGACTTCCTTgacttcctgctttccttcagaTCCTGACCGACTGGCAGGATAAGAAAGGTGACCGGAGATTCCTGAAGCTGGGCCGAGACCATGAATTGGGAGCCCCTGCAAAACATGGCAAGCCCAAAAAGCAGAAGCTGGAAGGAAAGGCAGGTCATGGGCCCGGTCCTGGCCCTGGCCGGCCCAAGTCCAAGAACCTCCAGCCCAAGATCCAGGAATATGAGTTCACAGATGACCCCATCGATGTGCCTCGGATTCCCAAGAATGATGCCCCTAACAGGTGCAGGGCTGGGAGAAGTCCAGGGAAATGGGTTATCAGGAATTGGGAGGGACCCTGGGGGGATTCTCACCTCCTGGGGGCTGTCATTGTTCTCTGTGATAAGCATGTAGAATGGGACCACCCAtctagcaggcacttaatacagTGGCTAATAATAGGCGAGGGGACTGTCTGTGCTCAGGGCCAGGCTCTGCTCCCAGGTTCTGGGCTTCCGTGGAGCCGTACTGTGCCGACATCACCAGTGAGGAAGTACGAACGCTGGAAGAGCTGCTGAAGCCCCCAGAAGATGAGGCTGAGCATTACAAGGTAGACCCTTCTGAGCACCGCCCCTTGTCGGACCCTGTTTTGGGCAGGGAGTGTCTTAGTTGGAGGCTTAGACCACCTCAAGCTCTGGTTCTGAAACACGTTGAATtgaatgaggaaggaaaaaccacaaaaaaggtTCTTTGATTTGACTGGTGCTTATCTTATTGAGGTTGGTTGCTTCCTTTTTCCATTCAGATCCCACCCCTGGGGAAGCACTATTCCCAGCGCTGGGCCCAGGAGGATTtactggaagaacagaaggatgGGGCCcgggcagcagctgtagctgacAAGAAGAAAGGCATTATGGGACCGTTGACTGAACTGGACACTAAAGGTATTCTTTAGTCTTAGTCTAGTCAGttcacctttttttcctcttcctcctcatccctgtAAGACCCAGGGAAAATGTCCAAGCTGTGCCTGGCAATCCACTTGCTGCCTTTATATCCCCTACCCCTCTCTGGTTCCAGATGTGGATGCATTGCTTAAAAAATCAGAGGCCCAGCACGAGCAGCCTGAAGATGGCTGTCCTTTTGGCCCCCTGACTCAGCGACTCCTACAGGCTTTGGTGGAGGTGAGAATCCAGAGTCTTGGGGTGCCCAGGATGCTCTAGTTCAGTGGACTCAGAATGGGACTGAGGTGATTTGACGTGACAAGAAGCTTTAACTTTGGATAAGAGGACCTGGTTTTAAatgttatctgtgtgacctttggcaattaACTGTTgtgggttttagtttcctcatatgtaaaattaaggctttagaccagatggccttcaaggtcccttccccTACTAGCTCTGTGGTCCTAAGAGCTGGCCCTTAAGATACCTCAAACCGAACATGTGGCATCGTGTAGAGCCCTTTTCCATGGGACATAAATCATCATGGGATGTCAGAGGAGGAGTTAGGGTGTTCTGTCCTCTGAGAGCTGATAGTCTGATGGGAAGGATACAAGATAGACACCTGAGAAAAAACCTAAAAACTTGACCTATTCAAGCCACATTCAGCTACATTTTTCATTCATAAGTGCTAGGGGAGAAGGTATTTGCTGCAGTGATTGTAGTGGCCAGAACGCTTGCTTAGTTTAGGAAGATTTTCTGGAGGAAGTTAGAAGAGCAGGCTTTTTTAGAGACAGTGTGATTTGTGGAAGGGGTGAcctgggaaagatggggagataGAGCTAAGCTTAACATTAGAGTCACTGTACTTGTCTTGCTTTCATGGCCTTCTAGGAAAACATCATCTCCCCCATGGAAGATTCCCCTATCCCGGATGTGTCTGGCAAGGAGTCAGGTGCTGATGGTGCCAGTACTTCTCCTCGAAATCAGAACAAGCCATTCAGGTGAGTAGTGTACCCCTCTCTGTCCATCCTCATCCCATGCTTTCCCAGCCTCTGTTCATTCTTCTGTGAGGGTCAGCTGACTCTTAAGGGTCTCTGACTTCAGGTGGGGAGACCTGCAGCAAAGCAGGCAGGGGTGAGAGTCCTTGGACCTGATCAACACCTGCGGCTTAAATCAAGAAGCACTTCTATTTTTTGTGACTCTGGGGCTGGGTCCTCACCCTGGGTGAGGGTAGAGTTATGATGTGAACTTTAGGTGACAGTGAGCATCTGATCCATCCGCAGTGTTCCCCATACTAAATCTCTGGAGGGACGAATAAAGGAGGAGCTGATAGCCCAGGGCCTGCTGGAGTCTGAGGACAGGCCTGCTGAGGACTCGGAGGACGAGGTCCTTGCTGAGCTGCGCAAGCGGCAGGCTGAATTGAAGGCACTTAGTGCCCACAACCGAACCAAGAAGCACGATCTTCTGAGGTGGGTGGGCATGAGCATAGAAGTGTCACTGGGAATTAGGTCACTGGGTAGTCATTTACCTGCATCGATGGGCACTCTTTGGGTGGCTGTATTACTCACCATCTCTGACTTAAAGTGCCACCCACATCAGTGGAGTTTTCACTAAGTGAGTATAAGCTGCTGTTGTTGGTCTCTCTGTGATGCCTCATTATGGGGTGAAGGTGACCCTGAATTCTTGAAGTCCAAGCCTTGGTGGGTACTACAAAATTGGAAAGGCTTTGTGTGGCAGGAGTTGTCACCCAGTTAAGTGCAGAGTTGCTCGTCATCATCAGAGATTGGGCTtccaggtgatgaatttttttttgccataccAGTTCATGGGGACTATATGGGTGTCTCAGGTCTTCACTTTGCATCCTCATCAGTGTTTGAGGCATTTTGGGGTACCCACTGAGTAGTGCTGAACTGCATCTTGGATGCTTTTAGGAATCCTAAGCAGATGGGGCAGATTCATAGTCAATCCAGCTTAATGATGACTCTGGGAAGGGCATCAGGGGATAACGTTGGAGAAAATcctggaatgttagagctggaagggttttAGATATAATCTGGTTCAaaccctcatttaaaaaatgtttggttGATGTCTTTCATTGTTACACCATAGTCATTTCTACATATACCCCTTTTCTCTACCCAGTgaccttcaaagaaaaaaagtttggcaAAACTTAGCACATGACTTCGCCTTACAGGATTTCATCctgctcattttttcttttttttttttaatgtgatcaaTAATCACAAACATTTCAAGAcacaaaagaacagaaaagagaattgAGCAAGAAACTATAGAATCCTGCTGTGTGCGATTTATAAAGAACCTATGAGATTAATAAGCACTGGCGCTGGAGtcaggacccaagttcaaatccacactagctgtgtgaccttgggcaagtcacttaaccccaattgccctgcctcccccctccaaaaaaaaaagcaaggtagAAACAAATTGCTGAGTGTCCCCTTTTGATTTCCCCTCACTTCCCTCTGTGCATCTTGTGCCC contains the following coding sequences:
- the TADA3 gene encoding transcriptional adapter 3 isoform X1 → MDRALTVPGVSPLEHTRAMSELKDCPLQFHDFKSVDHLKVCPRYTAVLARSEDDGIGIEELDTLQLELENLLSSASRRLRVLEAETQILTDWQDKKGDRRFLKLGRDHELGAPAKHGKPKKQKLEGKAGHGPGPGPGRPKSKNLQPKIQEYEFTDDPIDVPRIPKNDAPNRRGDCLCSGPGSAPRFWASVEPYCADITSEEVRTLEELLKPPEDEAEHYKIPPLGKHYSQRWAQEDLLEEQKDGARAAAVADKKKGIMGPLTELDTKDVDALLKKSEAQHEQPEDGCPFGPLTQRLLQALVEENIISPMEDSPIPDVSGKESGADGASTSPRNQNKPFSVPHTKSLEGRIKEELIAQGLLESEDRPAEDSEDEVLAELRKRQAELKALSAHNRTKKHDLLRLAKEEVNRQELRQRVRMADNEVMDAFRKIMAARQKKRTPTKKEKDQAWKTLKERESILKLLDG
- the TADA3 gene encoding transcriptional adapter 3 isoform X2; translated protein: MDRALTVPGVSPLEHTRAMSELKDCPLQFHDFKSVDHLKVCPRYTAVLARSEDDGIGIEELDTLQLELENLLSSASRRLRVLEAETQILTDWQDKKGDRRFLKLGRDHELGAPAKHGKPKKQKLEGKAGHGPGPGPGRPKSKNLQPKIQEYEFTDDPIDVPRIPKNDAPNRFWASVEPYCADITSEEVRTLEELLKPPEDEAEHYKIPPLGKHYSQRWAQEDLLEEQKDGARAAAVADKKKGIMGPLTELDTKDVDALLKKSEAQHEQPEDGCPFGPLTQRLLQALVEENIISPMEDSPIPDVSGKESGADGASTSPRNQNKPFSVPHTKSLEGRIKEELIAQGLLESEDRPAEDSEDEVLAELRKRQAELKALSAHNRTKKHDLLRLAKEEVNRQELRQRVRMADNEVMDAFRKIMAARQKKRTPTKKEKDQAWKTLKERESILKLLDG
- the TADA3 gene encoding transcriptional adapter 3 isoform X3 produces the protein MSELKDCPLQFHDFKSVDHLKVCPRYTAVLARSEDDGIGIEELDTLQLELENLLSSASRRLRVLEAETQILTDWQDKKGDRRFLKLGRDHELGAPAKHGKPKKQKLEGKAGHGPGPGPGRPKSKNLQPKIQEYEFTDDPIDVPRIPKNDAPNRRGDCLCSGPGSAPRFWASVEPYCADITSEEVRTLEELLKPPEDEAEHYKIPPLGKHYSQRWAQEDLLEEQKDGARAAAVADKKKGIMGPLTELDTKDVDALLKKSEAQHEQPEDGCPFGPLTQRLLQALVEENIISPMEDSPIPDVSGKESGADGASTSPRNQNKPFSVPHTKSLEGRIKEELIAQGLLESEDRPAEDSEDEVLAELRKRQAELKALSAHNRTKKHDLLRLAKEEVNRQELRQRVRMADNEVMDAFRKIMAARQKKRTPTKKEKDQAWKTLKERESILKLLDG
- the TADA3 gene encoding transcriptional adapter 3 isoform X4; the encoded protein is MSELKDCPLQFHDFKSVDHLKVCPRYTAVLARSEDDGIGIEELDTLQLELENLLSSASRRLRVLEAETQILTDWQDKKGDRRFLKLGRDHELGAPAKHGKPKKQKLEGKAGHGPGPGPGRPKSKNLQPKIQEYEFTDDPIDVPRIPKNDAPNRFWASVEPYCADITSEEVRTLEELLKPPEDEAEHYKIPPLGKHYSQRWAQEDLLEEQKDGARAAAVADKKKGIMGPLTELDTKDVDALLKKSEAQHEQPEDGCPFGPLTQRLLQALVEENIISPMEDSPIPDVSGKESGADGASTSPRNQNKPFSVPHTKSLEGRIKEELIAQGLLESEDRPAEDSEDEVLAELRKRQAELKALSAHNRTKKHDLLRLAKEEVNRQELRQRVRMADNEVMDAFRKIMAARQKKRTPTKKEKDQAWKTLKERESILKLLDG